The Falco cherrug isolate bFalChe1 chromosome 6, bFalChe1.pri, whole genome shotgun sequence genome window below encodes:
- the GTF2H5 gene encoding general transcription factor IIH subunit 5, translating to MVNVLKGVLIECDPAMKQFLLYLDESNALGKKFIIQDLDETHVFVLAELVNFLQERVGELMDQNSFPITQK from the exons ATGGTGAATGTGCTGAAAGGTGTTCTGATTGAATG TGACCCTGCAATGAAGCAGTTTCTGCTCTACTTGGATGAGTCAAATGCATTGGGAAAGAAGTTCATCATACAAGACCTGGATGAAACTCATGTCTTTGTATTAGCCGAGTTGGTTAACTTCCTCCAGGAGAGAGTGGGCGAGTTAATGGACCAGAACTCTTTTCCTATTACTCAGAAGTAA